The region atttcagatgatcagcgtggaccgtctttctcttaaaaggctttattttactgtgtgtgttgtgttgaaaagcagtagctatcgttgctaatttgattagctgttatgatcTGgtcttgttctgtttttttttctttttctggggacgttacagcgccacacacaggcctggtatatgaactacaatgttaaacgaagcttcgaggcacagaatttgcgtcaaacattttttgtaatcgaattattcaaaagttacttgactaatcgtttcagccctagttcgGTATGGAAtttgcatgtgtttttttttcccctttgttgATGTAGGTTCTATTATTATAATCCAACATTCTCCTTCAAAGTTGACTGCAGCTGTGAGCaggaatgtttgtttgtttttcccttttcttttagTGGTTTGTTGGCTTGGCAATTTGTCCACCTGTGCTCCTCCTCTTGCTCAATGTcgactgtgataggctccagctcccgttTACCCTCAAAAAAGGGTTAAACAGAAGAAAATGCATGGGTGGGCAAAGGTGTATAGCATCAGCACGTTACCAAAGTGATTTAACACTGGACAATTAATCCTTTAGTGAAGAAGCAGTTTTCAAAAATTTGCTGACATTGTTGGTTCTAAGCTGTAATAGAAACAACAGACACAATATTTTCAgcatttaaagttttttttttttttttttttactgtaatcaTTGCTTTTCTAGTTACTGTTTGCTGTTCAGACTGGAATGCCGTTCCAGAAACACAGATGGTAAATATTTTGCTTCTTTAGACAAATAATTAGAAGTCAGTCTTATGTAGGCACATCGGGCCGACACTTATCCCCAGATACCACAGTATGAAGTGTATGACAGTCTACAGCTCCTCCTGGACAGCATGCCAGGCCATCCCAggtcacttccccagccaaggcagtTAGGTGAACTGAGACAATTcacatgaagtgtcttgtccaagtacacagacagataaaatataatagaacagaatagaatagagcctttcttGTCATATATACAGACATCAAAATTTGTCCTATGTATCTAACCcgccctaattacagttagacacaatccaaccactaggagcagtgagcagccaccgtccggtgcccggggaccaactccagatgtacagacACAGACTTGGTCAGGggaagagaaaggagcagaccccaaATAAACATGACTGAAGTAATAAGTAGTATATAAAGTAAATACATAGACTGAAgaacacacctggaatcaaaacCCTGACCTGTATATTGATAGTCCAACATGCCATAGGCTAGCATAGTCCCACatgtaccctccccacaaccctgtAGATTTGGTATCATTAGAAAGTTTGAAAGGCACAACATCTCTgccaatatatactcaacaaaaatataaacgcaacacttttggttttgctcccattttgtatgagatgaactcaaagatctaaaactttttccacatacacaatatcaccatttccctcaaatattgttcacaaaccagtctaaatctgtgatagtgagcacttctcctttgctgagataatccatcccacctcacaggtgtgccgtaccaaaatgctgattagacaccatgattagtgcacaggtgtgccttagactgcccacaataaaaggccactctgaaaggtgcagttttgttttattgggggggggataccagtcagtatctggtgtgaccaccatttgcctcatgcagtgcaacacatctccttcgcatcatccgtgaagagaacacctcgccaacgtgccaaacggcagcgaatgtgagcatttgcccactcaaatcggttacgacgacgaactgaagtcaggttgagaccccgatgaggacgacgagcatgcagatgagcttccctgagacggtttctgacagtttgtgcagaaattctttggttatgcaaaccgattgttccagcagctgtctgagtggctggtctcagacgatcttggaggtgaacatgctggatgtggaggtcctgggctggtgtggttacacgtggtctgcggttgtgaggctggttggatgtagtgccaaattctctgaaacgcctttggagacagcttatggtagagaaatgaacattcaatacatgagcaacagctctggttgacattcctgctgtcagcatgccaattgcacgctccctcaaatcttgcaacatctgtggcattgtgctgtgtgataaaactgcatctttcagagtggccttttattgtgggcagtctaaggcacacttgtgcactaatcatggtgtctaatcagcatcttgatatggcacacctgtgaggtgggatggattatctcagcaaaggagaagtgctcactatcacagatttagactggtttgtgaacaatatttgagagaaatggtgatattgtatatgtggaaaaagttttagatctttgagttcatctcatacaaaatgggagcaaaaccaaaagtgttgcgtttatatttttgttgagtgtatatcacatTTGAAAGATGTTTGCAGGAAATTAAAGCTGAAAAGTCACACTTTCGAATGGCATATAAATTTTGTGCAGTTAAGTGTAGAGATTTTCATTATGCTAAATATCTGAACCTTAGAGTCTAGTTTTTGTGCAGGTAATGTTATTTTTCACAAGGTATCATTTCAGTCAAATACGTTTTGACACAGCAAAGCTGTGCACATAATTCAAAACATAATTGATTCTATATAAAGACAGCTTTCATTTGGTGTTTTATATGTCCCATTTGCTTAAAAGATGATGATTTGGTAACTTTTTATGTTGTGCAGAAAAAAATATCAGATTTCATAATTCTTTTGGCTTGTGTAGGCCAATAAAAGTGCTCATATGTCATAGTGAGTGAGTGTTACCAGTTATTTTTTGTAGTCTAGACATCCAAAGCTTTCTAATGATATCACATTTATAGGGTTGtggagggggtgggggtgcaTGAGGGACCATGCTGGCCCATGGCCTACAACTCTTATTCCATAGAACCACCTGCTCTGCTATCTAGATTAATGACATCCAATTTCACTTCATTCAGGCAGGACCAAATCACAAAATAAGTTGCAACGAGGTACTACACATGAGAGAGTTTGAACCTCACCCACCGTCTGAACAAGCACATCAGTATCAGTGtggaaaaatataaataaaaaaacatcctCAGGTATTTTTTTAACTAAATGGAAGAAACCTTAAGGAAAACAGACACAAAACCACCCCTAACACCACCCCTAACACCATCTCTAACTCCACCCCTCCACCCATAACACCATCCCTAACTCCACCCCACCACCGCTAATACCACCCCAACACAATCCCTAACTCCACCCCACCACCCCTAACACCATCTCTAACTCCACCCCACCACCCGTAACACCATCTCTAACTCCACCCCACCACTGCTAATACCACCCCTAACAAAATCCCTAACTCCACCCCACCACCCCTAACACAATCCCTAACTCCACCCCACCACCCCTAACACCATCTCTAACTCCACCCCACCACCCCTAACACCATCTCTAACTCCACCCCACCACCCCTAACACCACCCCTAACACCATCCCTAACTCCACCCCACCACCTCTTAacaccaccccaccacccctaACACCACCTCTAACACCACCCCaaaacaccaccatcaccacccTTAAAACCATCCCTAACTCCACCCCACCACACCTAGCACCACCTCTAAcaccaccccaaaaacaccaccccaccacccctaACACCACACCACACAGCACCCCTAacaccaccccaccacccctaACAACACCCCACCAGCTGTAACACCACTGCTAACACTACCCCTAACACCACATCTAACACCACCCCTAACACTTCCACTAACACCACTCCACCACCTATAACACCACCTCTAACATCACTCCAAACCACtccccaaacaaaaaacaatgaaatgaaCCAAAAGCACAACAGGGAATTATCAAACATGTAGAGATAGAATTGTTTCAGCTAACCATGTAGAGAGACCAGTTATCACAACAACTGATCCAAGATGTGAAGAGCAGAATCACAGTATAATGGACTACATTTGGTAAATCAGTGTTTTGACCCTCTCACAGATTTTTCTCTTTTGACTGTATGTTAGTCCCCAAACCTGTGGGCATGCTCCACATCTCACACAACTCTCATTAAATCCCACACCTCGTATGTTGATAATAATGGTGCAATGTTGATGCCACTTTAAAGAAGAATTATTTGGCAGTGTCTACTTTGCTACAATGTCTACTCTGTCTCACATCTAAGCCCACATACCTACAGGAACAGAATACATGACCGTTGCCAGGTTTGATTGAACCTGTTCCCTAGTCATGTGAAAATGTTTGACTGATGTGTCACTaagcatgacatgctgatagtgGTCTTTGGTTAGACATGAGGGACGTGGAATCTGTAGGCTGGGTGTACGTACGGGATTTGAAAAAATTTGAGAATCTCTCAGTCAGAAGCATGACCCATGGTTACTGTCACAGTTTAGTGGAGCAACCTGGAAGAAGGGAGTATTTCTGGAGATTAGATTGATGACTGGCAGCTGTGGATGTAGGCCATGGGAAGGAGCTTTTATATTGTGAAGGAGAAGATCTCTGCCCTTATGTttgaaactacaacccctggcaataattatggaatcaccggcctcggaggatgttcattcagttgtttaattttgtagaaaaaaagcagatcacagacatcacacaaaactaaagtcatttcaaatggcaactttctggctttaagaaacactataagaaatcaggaaaaataactgtggcagtcagtaacggttacttttttagaccaagcagagggaaaaaaaatatggactcactcaattctgaggaataaattatggaatcaccctgtaaattttcatccccaaaactaacacctgcatcaaatcagatctgctcgttagtctgcatctaaaaaggagtgatcacaccttggagagctgttgcaccaagtggactgacataaatcatggctccaacacgagagatgtcaattgaaaccaaggagaggattatcaaactcttaaaagagggtaaatcatcacgcaatgttgcaaaagatgttggttgttcacagtcagctgtgtctaaactctggaccaaatacaaacaacatgggaaggttgttaaaggcaaacatactggtagaccaaggaagacatcaaagtgtcaagatagaaaacttaaagcaatatgtctcaaaaatcgaaattaacaacaaaacaaatgaggaacgaatgggaggaaactggagtcaacatctgtgaccgaactgtaagaaaccacctaaaggaactgggatttacatacagaaaagctaaacaaaagccatcattaacacctaaacagaaaaaaacaaggttacaatgggctaaggaaaagcaatcgtggactgtggatgactggatgaaagtcatattcagtgatgaatctcgaatctgcattgggcaaggtgatgatgctggaacttttgtttgttgccgttccaatgagatttttaaagatgactgcctgacgagaacatgtaaatttccatagtcattgatgatatggggctgcatgtcaggtaaaggcagtggggagatggctgtcattacatcatcaataaatgcacaagtttacgttgatattttggacacgtttcttatcccatcaattgaaaggttgtttggggatgatgaaatcatttttcaagatgataatgcatcttaccatagagcaaaaactgtgaaaacattccttgcaaaaagacacatagggtcaatgtcatggcctgcaaatagtccggatcttaatccaattgaaaatctttggtggaagttgaagaaaatggtccatgacaaggctccaacctgcaaagctgatctggcaacagcaatcagagaaagttggagccagattgatgaagagtactgtttgtcactcattaagtccatgcctcagagactgcaagctgttataaaagccagaggtggtgcaacaaaatactagtgatgtgttggagcgttccctctgcttggtctaaaaaagtaaccgttactgactgccacaattttttttcctgatttcttatagtgtttcttaaagccagaaagttgccatttgaaatgactttagttttgtgtcatgtctgtgatctgctttttttctacaaaattaaacaactgaatgaacatcctccgaggccggtgattccataatttttgccaggggttgtatgtatggaATCCAAAATTAAACTTTTCTGACACACTAAAGATGTAAATGGTGTGAGCCAGAAATTAATCATTTCTGATGTTTCGGCATGGTATGATGACTTTATCATGTTTAATTTTGGTGTTATGTGTTGTTGAACACTATCATTACTGCACACAAGGCAGAATGAGCCAATCATTGCTTAGCACTTGCTTGCCAAAGCTAGTTTAATTAACAAGTtgacttttctctctctctctctctctctctctctctctgttctgtCCATACAGGCCCTGCTCTGCAGCATCGCTGGCTAGTGGTGCAACTCCTGATGCAGGTGTGGCTGGCGGCAAATCCATCTCTGAGTGACCGGCCATGCCCTAAAAGTTGTCGGTGTGATGGAAAAATTGTCTACTGTGAGTCAAGCGCCTTTCGTGACATCCCCAAGAACCTCTCAGGAGGCTGTGAGGGCTTATCTTTACGATACAACAGCCTCGCTAGTCTGCGAGTAGGCCAGTTTGTCGGCCTCAACCACCTCATATGGCTGTATTTGGACCACAATTACATAGCCTCTGTTGATGGAATGGCTTTCCAGGGTGTTCGCAGGCTCAAAGAGCTGATCCTGAGCTCAAACAAGATAACATCCCTGCACAACACCACATTCCACCCTGTCCCGAACTTGCGCAATTTGGACTTGTCATATAATAAACTGCAAGTCTTGCAGCCTGGACAGTTCCAGGGTCTTCGCAAGCTCCTTAGCCTTCACATACGCTCAAACTCTCTGAAAACTGTCCCAATGCGTCTTTTTCAAGATTGTAGAAATCTGGAGTTCCTTGATCTGGGTTACAACCGCCTGCGTAGTATTACCCGGAATGCTTTTTCAGGGCTTGTTAAGCTCACCGAGCTGCATCTGGAGCATAACCAGTTTTCAAAGATCAATTTCTCTCACTTCCCCCGCCTTTACAATCTGCGAGCGCTATACCTGCAGTGGAATCGCATTCGATCAATGAGCCAGGGTCTGACTTGGACATGGGCCTCGATTCAAAAACTGGATGTGTCCGGGAATGATCTGACAGAAGTGGATCCTGTAGTTTACCAATGCCTACCCAACTTGCAGACCCTTAACCTGGATTCCAACAAGCTCACCAATATCTCCCAGGAGGTGGTTGACGCCTGGATCTCACTGACTACGATCAGCTTGGCTGGGAATGTATGGGACTGCGGCCCTGCCATCTGTCCTCTGGTGGGCTGGCTGAGAAATTTCAGAGGGGCAAAGGAAACCACCATGATCTGTGCTTCACCGAAGAAAGCTCAGGGTGAGAAAGTGATGGATGCTATTGAGGCATTTGGCGTTTGTCAGTCAAACTCAGTGACAATGCTTACGATGAGTGTTCCATTGACGCCATCTGGTCCAGTCCAAACTGAGAATCGCCCAGCCATTCTTGCCTCACCTACTGGTTCTGGAAAGAAAGGAGATGGGTCTGTTAGATTTCCCACATTGCCAGCTATCACCCCTCCAGTAGCCCCACCCCCAGAGCAAGATTTGGAACCTGTGTCCTTCCATAAGATTGTGGCAGGAAGTGTTGCCCTTTTTCTCTCCATTGCAATGATCCTCTTGGTAATCTACGTGTCTTGGAAGCGCTACCCCAGCAGCATGAAGCAGCTACAAGAGCATTCAGCAGCAGCCCGTAAGCGCCGCAAGAAAACTAGAGAGACGGAGCGCACCCTGAGTTCTCCCCTCCAGGAGTACTATGTGGACTACAAACCCACTAATTCTGAGGCCATGGATGTGCTTGTCAATGGGACTGGACCCTGCACCTATACCATCTCAGGCTCACGAGAATGTGAGGTATGACCCACACCACCGCTACTTCTCTGAAACAAAACTGTCCACAGCGACACGAGCTGGGGTATTTATTTGCACTACTTTAACTAATAATAAATTGGCTATTTGATGCCATAGTCTTTGTCTGGCTGAAATTACAAAGCAGGTTTAAGTAACCTCTGCATATCAGCCAGCTTACTGGAAGAAGCAGGGGTGATTTTCGCATCACATTGAGCATAGAAGGTATATCTTATTTTCAGATGGGACTCCTGAACACTAATCTCTGTTGAAATGCAAATGTTTGTTTTGTAGTAGAATTGGACAGCTGAATGAGACTGATTACATTTCGTGTTCTGAATCATCTGGAGTTTAGGCTGTGCTGTTTGCGATAAGCCATATGTGCTGGTGTAGGTActtgttttcatttttgtctgaATATCACAGGCTTTGTGTTTGGCTCTAGTGCTGTTCTGTTTTTGATGAGCAGTATTGTATGGGGAGACCAGCTGAATAGAGCAAAGATTCAGTCCTGGGCCCTGGATATGAATGCTAATAGAGAGTCTTGTCACTGAATGGAGTTACCCCCTGAGCCAATGACTTCATGCGTTTCTTGATAAACCAGTGACTCAAGATGGTTGTTAGAAAATACCTGCATCCAAAAAGGCACATATTTCCCTCACGGTAACGGCTCGTTCGATTCTTTTACACATTAACTTGGTGAAGTTACTCACTTTTATTGGTCACACAAACAGTTCACAAGTACAAATGTATATTTACACTGGCTCTGAACATTTACTGATCCATAAAAAGGTCAAAATATGAGATGCTTCTAAACAGATCAGGATGTATGGTGCACCATACACACAGAATAAGAAACTTGCTGAATATTTGATTTATTTCACATTGCCCACACTTTTAATTATCAAATTAatgtgtacagtgcatctggaaattattcacagcgcttcactttttccacattttgctatgttacagcctttttccaaaatggagtaaattatgttTTTCCTTcaagattctactcacaataccccataatgacagcaagaacatttttttttctttttttgcatatctatctatctatctatctatctatctatatatatatatatatatatatatatatatatatatatatatatatatatatatatataaaaccactaagaaatcacatgtacataagtattgacaccctttgctcaataatttgttgatgcacctttggctgcaattacagccttaCGTCTTcaagaatatgatgccacaagcttgatgcacctatctttagaattcctctttgcagcacctcttaagctccatcaggttggatggggagcatcagtgcacagccattttcaaatctctccacagATTTTCATTCCAGTTCAGGTCtttgctctggctgggccactcacggatattcacagagttgtcctgaagccactcctttgatatcttggctacgTGTTTAGagacattgtcctgctgaaagatgaatcattaAACCAGTCAAGAGAaacctggagcaggttttcatccaggatgtctctgtacattgctgcattcatctttccctcaatcctgactagtctcccagttccatgctgccaccaccatgcttcactgtagggatggtgcatgctttcttccaaacatgatttCTGGGACTCACGCcagagagtttaatctttgtctcatgagaccagagaattttttttttttcccccgaaggtctgagagtctttcaggtgccttttggcaaactccagctgggcttccatgtgccttctacTAAGGAGGAGCTTACATTtgtccactctatcatacaggcctgattggtggattgctgcagatatggctgtccttctggaaggttctcctctctccacagaagaatgctggagctctgacagagtgaccattgatttcttggttacctccctgactaaggcccttctctcccaatcactcagtttagacgggcagctaggtctaggaagagtcttggtggatccaaacttattccatttacaggtgatggaggccactgtgcccagtgggaccttcaaagcagcagatttgtttctgtacccttccccagatttgtgccttcagacaatcctgtctcagaagtctacagacaattcctttgacttcatgcttggtttgtgctcggacatgcactgtcaactgtgggaccttataagtaaacatgtgtgtgcctttccaaatcatgtccaaatcAACtgaatggactccaattaagctgtagaaacatctgaaggatgatcagtggaagaggatgcacctgagttcaattttgagcttcatgccatAGAGTATggatacttatgtatgtgtggtttctttgtcttttttgtatttttaatagatttgcaaACATCTCAAAGTAACctttttcacatcatcattatggggtattgtatgtagaatttagtATTGAGTATTAAAATGAATTTCATAGatcttggaataagactgtaacataacaaaatgtggaaaaagtgaagtgctgttaaTACTTTCAGGACTGACAGAGAGTAGAAATTTGAATAAGGGCAGTCTCCCATTGCCAAATTTTGATATCTGATTGTCTACCACTGTGGCCCACAaagtatttaattaattaattaattaattaaataaaagtccAATGTATTTGGACCATTTATTGAACTCGGATGTAATATTTTATAGAAGTAGTGTTGTAGAAAATAATGAGCAACTGGGAAAATTTTGTTGGGAGAAATCATTATCCTCAAGATGTTAATAATAGTAGGTAATACAAGTTGCCTTCTATTTAACAAAAAGTCTTCCATTTTTAAATCAGAATGGAAACAGTCAAAAAATAAGCAATGGACAATTGCCCAAAATTAAATAATCAACATTTCCTGTATTTGTATTATTAGTTTTCTTGGGTTAACGTTGCCTTCCtaaatttggctttttttttttttttttttgcgtataTTATGAAAGTAAAAGTGTTTCCAACATAGGATATAGTTTCTGAATGCCACTTCAGTGTGCACAGAAGGCAGTGTTGGCGTCTAGTCTCAGAATTACTTTTCTTACACTGAGTATTCAGGTCTGAAATTACAATCAGTGCACATTGTTCACTGTCAATAATGTATTGGCAAATTTTATGATACCACTGTCAGTGCTTGGCAGCATTGGTTGGACACCGTAGAAGCAGATCATtttggtgagagagagagagtgtgtgtgtgtgcgtgcatgcttgTGGGCAAATAAAGGCACCTTTTTGGCAGGGTGCATatcaagtttttgaaaaatttgacAGTTTGATTTGGATTTGTTATTGTTTGTCAGTGGAGCTCTGAGTTGTGTTTGATTAATTTTTTCTCCCCATTGGCTAAGAGGTATGCACATGTGCAATTgtcagcattttctttatttctctGCATGCATGCAcggtaaattatatatatatatatatatatatatatatatatgtgtgtgtgtgtgtgtgtgtgagagaaagtaATGTTTGACAGTCCCAGAAGGATTTGAAgtctttttgaaatgttttgcacaGGCAGCTGAATTTCTTCCAAACAGTATTTACAGACGACAGCAGTGTGGGAATAcctccttttttttcttcttctgctttgtattttcagcTCCTGCACTCTTATGTACTTGACAAACTGTACACGAATTGGCTGAAGCATTTGTTCTAGTGCACAATTTCAGAGGTTTTTCAAGACACAGCTCAGCAAATCCTGTGTTGAATCCCAGATTTAGTCAGCCAACAGCACGATGGTGAAGCCCACCCTTCACCCTGCCCTCTCGGTGGATCCCCAAAGACACATTTTTGACAGCCGAGTGTATAATTTCACTCTGCCAACCCACTCAGTCTTTCCTCAGCTTTTCCACAGTGGAATGTATTCCAAGTTCTCTCTAGAGGAGAAAATGCAGAGGTTGCAACTGCAAGGAGAGCTCGATCTTCTTACATTTGCTTGCTTTTCTGTTCCCGTTGCCACAGTTTTCACCTGACACCGTAACCCTTGCAGGGTGTTTGTGCTGTTCGATTGTAGCAGGTATCACAGCTGCCATTTT is a window of Thalassophryne amazonica chromosome 17, fThaAma1.1, whole genome shotgun sequence DNA encoding:
- the LOC117528918 gene encoding leucine-rich repeat transmembrane neuronal protein 4; this translates as MGPALQHRWLVVQLLMQVWLAANPSLSDRPCPKSCRCDGKIVYCESSAFRDIPKNLSGGCEGLSLRYNSLASLRVGQFVGLNHLIWLYLDHNYIASVDGMAFQGVRRLKELILSSNKITSLHNTTFHPVPNLRNLDLSYNKLQVLQPGQFQGLRKLLSLHIRSNSLKTVPMRLFQDCRNLEFLDLGYNRLRSITRNAFSGLVKLTELHLEHNQFSKINFSHFPRLYNLRALYLQWNRIRSMSQGLTWTWASIQKLDVSGNDLTEVDPVVYQCLPNLQTLNLDSNKLTNISQEVVDAWISLTTISLAGNVWDCGPAICPLVGWLRNFRGAKETTMICASPKKAQGEKVMDAIEAFGVCQSNSVTMLTMSVPLTPSGPVQTENRPAILASPTGSGKKGDGSVRFPTLPAITPPVAPPPEQDLEPVSFHKIVAGSVALFLSIAMILLVIYVSWKRYPSSMKQLQEHSAAARKRRKKTRETERTLSSPLQEYYVDYKPTNSEAMDVLVNGTGPCTYTISGSRECEVPHQMGALTFYRYEQPIVDYCQAHQPLRLNMGYEGPPQVLEGLEDLGPCDRGTIQTVALPAVPSAANISAPVPGPRSPPPPLRPPTEGPSGAPFPPAERSGTLTFRR